One genomic region from Pseudomonas hormoni encodes:
- a CDS encoding polysaccharide lyase family 7 protein, with the protein MIDLASWNLSVPVGNPPYTVETAKLVKGFKDQYFHSDTGTLFFWSPVTGTKTENAKYPRTELRETYSNGTLKNWYYPDADNALRATLAVNQVPSSGKIVIGQIHAYESQKPMVKVEYQYKTSSKTGNIVAKVRMHPDDGEGRVITIATGVKLDQEFSYLIHLSPGGALGISAAGYQWDTNISATWRVKPLYFKAGVYVQDNTGYTSEGGKVTFSKLDIDHDK; encoded by the coding sequence ATGATCGATCTCGCATCCTGGAACCTCAGTGTTCCCGTCGGTAACCCGCCGTACACCGTTGAAACAGCCAAACTGGTGAAGGGTTTCAAGGATCAATACTTCCATTCCGACACCGGCACCCTGTTTTTCTGGTCCCCAGTGACCGGCACGAAAACCGAAAACGCGAAATATCCGCGCACCGAGCTGCGGGAAACCTACAGCAACGGCACCCTGAAAAACTGGTACTACCCGGACGCCGACAACGCCCTGCGTGCCACCCTGGCGGTGAACCAGGTGCCGAGCTCGGGCAAGATCGTCATCGGCCAGATACACGCCTATGAAAGCCAGAAGCCCATGGTCAAGGTCGAATATCAGTACAAGACCAGCAGCAAGACCGGCAACATCGTCGCCAAAGTGCGCATGCACCCTGATGATGGCGAAGGCCGGGTGATCACCATCGCCACCGGCGTGAAGCTGGATCAGGAGTTCTCCTACCTCATCCACCTGAGCCCCGGAGGTGCGCTGGGCATCAGTGCGGCGGGTTACCAATGGGACACCAACATCAGCGCCACGTGGCGCGTCAAACCGCTGTACTTCAAGGCCGGTGTGTATGTGCAGGACAACACCGGGTACACAAGTGAAGGCGGGAAAGTGACGTTCAGCAAGCTGGATATTGATCACGATAAATAG
- the fba gene encoding class II fructose-bisphosphate aldolase (catalyzes the reversible aldol condensation of dihydroxyacetonephosphate and glyceraldehyde 3-phosphate in the Calvin cycle, glycolysis, and/or gluconeogenesis) codes for MALISMRQMLDHAAEFGYGVPAFNVNNLEQMRAIMEAADKTDSPVIVQASAGARKYAGAPFLRHLILAAIEEFPHIPVCMHQDHGTSPDVCQRSIQLGFSSVMMDGSLGEDGKTPTDYDYNVRVTQQTVALAHACGVSVEGELGCLGSLETGMAGEEDGIGAEGVLDHSQMLTDPEEAADFVKRTQVDALAIAIGTSHGAYKFTKPPTGDVLAIDRIKEIHKRIPNTHLVMHGSSSVPQEWLAIINQYGGDIKETYGVPVEEIVEGIKHGVRKVNIDTDLRLASTGAMRRLMATNPSEFDPRKFFGATVTAMRDVCIARYEAFGTAGNASKIKPISLEAMYQRYLKGELNAKVN; via the coding sequence ATGGCACTTATCAGCATGCGCCAGATGCTGGACCACGCAGCCGAATTCGGCTACGGCGTTCCAGCCTTCAACGTCAACAACCTTGAGCAGATGCGCGCCATCATGGAAGCCGCTGACAAGACTGACTCCCCGGTGATCGTCCAGGCTTCGGCCGGTGCTCGCAAATACGCCGGCGCGCCGTTCCTGCGTCACCTGATCCTCGCGGCAATCGAAGAATTCCCGCACATCCCGGTGTGCATGCACCAGGATCACGGCACCAGCCCTGACGTCTGCCAGCGCTCCATTCAACTGGGCTTCAGCTCGGTGATGATGGACGGTTCCCTCGGCGAAGACGGCAAGACCCCGACCGACTACGACTACAACGTGCGCGTTACCCAACAAACCGTGGCCCTGGCTCACGCCTGCGGCGTTTCGGTAGAAGGCGAGCTGGGTTGCCTGGGTTCGCTGGAAACCGGTATGGCCGGTGAAGAAGACGGCATCGGCGCCGAAGGCGTTCTGGATCACAGCCAGATGCTGACCGACCCGGAAGAAGCCGCTGACTTCGTCAAGCGCACCCAGGTCGACGCCCTGGCCATCGCCATCGGCACCAGCCATGGCGCCTACAAGTTCACCAAGCCGCCTACCGGCGACGTGCTGGCCATCGACCGCATCAAGGAAATCCACAAACGCATCCCGAACACCCACCTGGTGATGCACGGTTCGTCTTCGGTTCCGCAAGAGTGGCTGGCGATCATCAACCAGTACGGCGGCGATATCAAAGAAACCTACGGCGTGCCGGTCGAAGAAATCGTCGAAGGCATCAAGCACGGCGTGCGCAAGGTCAACATCGACACCGACCTGCGTCTGGCGTCCACCGGCGCGATGCGTCGCCTGATGGCTACCAACCCGAGCGAGTTCGACCCACGTAAATTCTTCGGCGCGACCGTTACCGCAATGCGCGACGTATGTATCGCTCGCTACGAAGCTTTCGGCACTGCCGGCAACGCTTCGAAGATCAAGCCGATCTCGTTGGAAGCGATGTATCAGCGTTACCTGAAAGGTGAGTTGAACGCCAAGGTGAACTAA
- a CDS encoding MliC family protein — protein sequence MKGFIAITALALLAGCSNFNLFKPAESTDNWTTWTCDSQAKVLWRYTDDSRKAVDVRLGGADQVYRLKLEPGAEGSLYSSDMLAFHVKGEEGLVYWVATNDLIGRGCKAQ from the coding sequence ATGAAAGGTTTTATCGCCATTACGGCGCTGGCACTGCTGGCAGGTTGCTCGAATTTCAACCTGTTCAAGCCGGCCGAATCGACGGACAACTGGACCACCTGGACCTGCGACAGCCAGGCCAAAGTGCTCTGGCGCTACACAGACGACAGCCGCAAGGCCGTCGACGTGCGCCTCGGCGGGGCCGATCAGGTCTATCGCCTGAAGCTTGAACCGGGCGCGGAAGGTTCGCTGTACAGCAGCGACATGTTGGCGTTTCACGTAAAAGGTGAGGAAGGCCTGGTGTACTGGGTCGCCACCAATGATTTGATCGGCCGCGGTTGTAAAGCGCAGTAG
- a CDS encoding phosphoglycerate kinase, which yields MTVLKMSDLDLQGKRVLIREDLNVPVKDGVVTSDARILASLPTIKLALEKGAAVMVCSHLGRPTEGEFSAENSLKPVADYLSKALGREVPLVADYLGGVDVKAGDIVLFENVRFNKGEKKNADELAQQYAALCDVFVMDAFGTAHRAEGSTHGVAKFAKVAAAGPLLAAELDALGKALGAPAQPMAAIVAGSKVSTKLDVLNSLSQICNQLIVGGGIANTFLAAAGHPVGKSLYEPDLLDTAREIAAKVSVPLPVDVVVAKEFAESATATVKLIADVAADDMILDIGPQTAANFAELLKSSKTILWNGPVGVFEFDQFGNGTKVLAQAIAESSAFSIAGGGDTLAAIDKYGVADQISYISTGGGAFLEFVEGKVLPAVEVLESRAKA from the coding sequence ATGACCGTGTTGAAGATGTCCGACCTCGATCTGCAAGGTAAGCGCGTATTGATCCGCGAAGACCTCAACGTCCCAGTCAAGGACGGTGTAGTCACCAGCGATGCGCGAATCCTGGCTTCGCTGCCGACCATCAAGCTGGCCCTGGAAAAAGGCGCGGCCGTGATGGTCTGCTCGCACCTTGGCCGTCCGACCGAAGGCGAGTTCTCGGCCGAGAACAGCCTCAAGCCTGTCGCCGACTACCTGAGCAAGGCCCTGGGCCGCGAAGTGCCGCTGGTGGCCGATTACCTGGGCGGCGTTGACGTGAAGGCCGGCGACATCGTCCTGTTCGAAAACGTGCGCTTCAACAAAGGCGAGAAAAAGAACGCTGACGAACTGGCCCAGCAATACGCTGCCCTGTGCGACGTATTCGTGATGGACGCCTTCGGCACCGCTCACCGCGCCGAGGGTTCGACCCATGGCGTGGCCAAGTTCGCCAAAGTCGCTGCCGCTGGCCCGCTGCTGGCCGCTGAACTCGACGCACTGGGCAAAGCCCTGGGCGCCCCGGCCCAGCCAATGGCGGCCATCGTTGCCGGCTCCAAGGTCTCGACCAAACTCGACGTGCTGAACAGCCTGAGCCAGATCTGCAACCAGCTGATCGTCGGCGGCGGCATTGCCAACACGTTCCTGGCCGCTGCCGGTCATCCGGTCGGTAAATCCCTGTACGAACCGGACCTGCTGGACACCGCTCGTGAAATCGCCGCCAAGGTCAGCGTGCCGCTGCCGGTGGACGTTGTGGTTGCCAAGGAATTCGCTGAAAGCGCCACTGCCACCGTCAAGCTGATCGCCGACGTAGCCGCAGACGACATGATCCTGGACATCGGCCCACAGACCGCGGCGAATTTCGCCGAGCTGTTGAAGTCGTCCAAGACCATTCTGTGGAACGGCCCGGTGGGCGTGTTCGAGTTCGACCAGTTCGGTAACGGCACCAAAGTGCTGGCCCAGGCCATCGCGGAAAGCTCGGCGTTCTCCATCGCGGGCGGCGGCGACACCCTGGCGGCCATCGACAAATATGGCGTCGCGGATCAGATCTCCTACATTTCTACCGGCGGCGGCGCATTCCTTGAATTCGTCGAAGGCAAGGTATTGCCGGCGGTTGAAGTCCTGGAAAGTCGGGCCAAGGCCTGA